The following are encoded together in the Myxococcus guangdongensis genome:
- the ileS gene encoding isoleucine--tRNA ligase has product MSDAPSQDKDFKDTVNLPRTEFPMKGNLAQLEPRMLGWWGERGIWGKILEKNAAGEPFVLPDGPPYANGHLHAGHALNKVLKDIIVKYRNLMGRHCDFIPGWDTHGLPIEQAVEKRLKDKKVDKRTLSRDAFLELCRAYALEFIDIQKTEFQRLGVFGSWEAPYKTLDFSYEAQEIRELAGFARRGMLYRRKKPVYWCLQDQTALAEAEVEYEEHESPSVYVAFPAGPELAERVPSLKGKAVDFAIWTTTPWTLPANLAIAVNPELEYVFYQLGARVVCVAKDLLPKVLAEVKSDELAVKHVELPGGEVSAAALVDPARILAYARGEELEHLTYQHPFYERRGRILLGEHVTLDAGTGLVHTAPGHGQEDYEVGLRYGLDIYNPVRPDGRYDDTVGPALAGKRVFEANPLVIAVLVEKGALLNDAKDTVAHSYPHCWRCHNPIILSATYQWFIPMDVPFHGEKTFRQEVLAEVDKVQWVPSWGHSRIRGMLETRPDWTISRQRTWGVPICIAYCEGCDEALVSPELMEKVAQAVEKEGAGVWYRTPVKDFLPEGFACPRCGKGEFRRETDILDVWFDSACMFSAVLERRQRLPADLFLEGSDQHRGWFHSSMLVSVGTRDRSPYKACLTHGFVVDGKGEKMSKSLGNVVAPEKIINQYGAEVLRLWVAASDYRNDVRLSDQILKGLSEGYRKIRNTVRYTLSNLYDFDPAKDAVPYEQLSSLDQWALGRLAEVVARVKQAYEDYEFHLVYATVVDFCAGDLSAVYFDILKDRLYTWRKDGAPRRGAQTVLHEVASVLLRLLAPVMSFTAEEAWGFLPGKSTESVFLAGFPEPGTKLSPELADRYAKLFAVREAVQGVLEAARREKRIGASLEARVLLMASASVRDFLKQHLEELPGLFITSQVELVDAEGIDAAVLDVTRAFGDGAKLLAEVKPAVGHKCPRCWTYSEAVGQGGDVCLKCREALAA; this is encoded by the coding sequence ATGAGCGACGCGCCCTCCCAGGACAAGGACTTCAAGGACACCGTCAACCTGCCGCGCACGGAGTTCCCGATGAAGGGGAACCTGGCGCAGCTTGAGCCGAGGATGCTCGGCTGGTGGGGGGAGCGGGGGATTTGGGGGAAGATTCTGGAGAAGAACGCGGCCGGTGAGCCCTTCGTGCTCCCGGACGGCCCGCCGTACGCCAACGGCCACCTGCACGCGGGCCACGCGCTCAACAAGGTCCTCAAGGACATCATCGTGAAGTACCGCAACCTGATGGGTCGTCACTGCGACTTCATCCCGGGTTGGGACACGCACGGTCTGCCCATCGAGCAGGCGGTGGAGAAGCGGCTCAAGGACAAGAAGGTCGACAAGCGCACCCTGTCGCGCGACGCCTTCCTGGAGCTGTGCCGCGCGTACGCGCTGGAGTTCATCGACATCCAGAAGACGGAGTTCCAGCGGCTGGGGGTGTTCGGCTCGTGGGAGGCGCCGTACAAGACGCTCGACTTCTCCTACGAGGCGCAGGAGATCAGGGAGCTGGCCGGCTTCGCGCGCCGGGGCATGCTCTACCGCCGCAAGAAGCCGGTGTACTGGTGCCTCCAGGACCAGACGGCGCTGGCCGAGGCGGAGGTGGAGTACGAGGAGCACGAGTCCCCGTCCGTGTACGTGGCCTTCCCCGCGGGCCCCGAGCTCGCGGAGCGGGTGCCCTCGCTGAAGGGCAAGGCCGTCGACTTCGCCATCTGGACGACGACGCCGTGGACGCTGCCGGCCAACCTGGCCATCGCCGTCAACCCGGAGCTGGAGTACGTGTTCTACCAGCTGGGCGCGCGCGTCGTCTGCGTGGCCAAGGACCTGCTGCCCAAGGTGCTGGCGGAGGTGAAGTCGGACGAGCTGGCGGTGAAGCACGTGGAGCTGCCGGGCGGCGAGGTCTCCGCGGCGGCGCTGGTGGACCCCGCGCGCATCCTCGCGTACGCGCGCGGCGAGGAGCTGGAGCACCTGACGTACCAGCACCCGTTCTACGAGCGGCGCGGCCGCATCCTGCTGGGTGAGCACGTCACGCTGGACGCCGGTACGGGCCTGGTGCACACGGCGCCGGGGCACGGCCAGGAGGACTACGAGGTCGGCCTGCGCTACGGCCTGGACATCTACAACCCGGTGCGTCCGGACGGCCGTTACGACGACACGGTGGGCCCGGCGCTCGCGGGCAAGCGCGTGTTCGAGGCGAACCCGCTGGTCATCGCGGTGCTGGTGGAGAAGGGCGCGCTGCTCAACGACGCCAAGGACACGGTGGCGCACAGCTATCCGCACTGCTGGCGCTGCCACAACCCCATCATCCTGAGCGCGACGTACCAGTGGTTCATCCCCATGGACGTGCCCTTCCACGGGGAGAAGACGTTCCGCCAGGAGGTGTTGGCGGAGGTGGACAAGGTGCAGTGGGTGCCCTCGTGGGGACACAGCCGCATCCGGGGCATGCTGGAGACGCGGCCGGACTGGACCATCAGCCGTCAGCGCACGTGGGGCGTGCCCATCTGCATCGCGTACTGCGAGGGCTGTGACGAGGCGCTCGTGTCGCCGGAGTTGATGGAGAAGGTGGCCCAGGCGGTGGAGAAGGAGGGCGCGGGCGTGTGGTACCGCACGCCGGTGAAGGACTTCCTGCCGGAGGGCTTCGCGTGTCCGCGCTGCGGCAAGGGCGAGTTCCGCCGCGAGACGGACATCCTCGACGTGTGGTTCGACTCGGCCTGCATGTTCTCCGCGGTGCTGGAGCGCAGGCAGCGGCTGCCGGCGGACCTGTTCCTGGAGGGGAGCGACCAGCATCGCGGCTGGTTCCATTCGTCCATGCTGGTGTCGGTGGGGACGAGAGATCGCTCACCGTACAAGGCGTGCCTCACGCACGGCTTCGTGGTGGACGGCAAGGGCGAGAAGATGTCGAAGAGCCTGGGCAACGTGGTGGCCCCGGAGAAGATCATCAACCAGTACGGCGCGGAGGTGCTGCGCCTGTGGGTGGCGGCGAGCGACTACCGCAACGACGTGCGCCTGTCGGACCAGATTCTCAAGGGCCTGTCGGAGGGCTACCGGAAGATTCGCAACACGGTCCGCTACACGCTGAGCAACCTGTACGACTTCGACCCGGCGAAGGACGCGGTGCCGTACGAGCAGCTGTCGTCGCTGGACCAGTGGGCACTGGGGCGGCTGGCCGAGGTCGTGGCCCGGGTGAAGCAGGCGTACGAGGACTACGAGTTCCACCTCGTCTACGCGACGGTGGTGGACTTCTGCGCGGGCGACTTGTCGGCGGTGTACTTCGACATCCTGAAGGACCGTCTGTACACGTGGCGCAAGGATGGGGCGCCCCGTCGCGGCGCGCAGACGGTGTTGCACGAGGTGGCGTCCGTGCTGCTGCGGCTGCTCGCGCCGGTGATGAGCTTCACGGCCGAGGAGGCCTGGGGCTTCCTGCCAGGCAAGTCGACGGAGAGCGTGTTCCTGGCGGGCTTCCCGGAGCCGGGGACGAAGCTCTCGCCGGAGCTGGCGGACCGCTACGCGAAGCTGTTCGCGGTGCGCGAGGCGGTGCAGGGCGTGCTAGAGGCGGCGCGGCGCGAGAAGCGCATCGGCGCGTCGCTGGAGGCGCGGGTGTTGCTCATGGCGTCCGCGTCCGTGCGTGACTTCCTGAAGCAGCATCTGGAAGAGCTGCCCGGCCTCTTCATCACCAGCCAGGTGGAGCTGGTGGACGCGGAGGGCATCGACGCGGCGGTGCTGGACGTGACGCGGGCGTTCGGCGACGGCGCGAAGCTGCTGGCCGAGGTGAAGCCCGCCGTGGGCCACAAGTGCCCGCGCTGCTGGACGTACTCGGAGGCGGTGGGGCAGGGCGGCGACGTGTGCCTCAAGTGCCGCGAGGCGCTGGCGGCTTGA
- a CDS encoding ATP-grasp domain-containing protein codes for MSPRKIQQKKAPAMPGSKAPEHPAPRRVRVKKTVAILSRKRSLYSTRRLVAAIRERGHRPLVLDTLRCCLLLAQGTPRMTYRGVEMRGVDVVVPRIGASITAYGLAVVNHFEMMGVPVLNPQTSIARSRDKLRALQFLSRSGLDIPRTVMAHDRSNVRKLVEEVGGLPVIIKLIKGTQGVGVMIAHTLPEVQTILDTFWELGQEIVLQEFVAESEGRDVRALVVGQRVVGAMRRRAKKGEFRSNIHRGGEGQAIELPAAYTEAAVRAASIIGLEVAGVDMLEGHAGPRLMEINSSPGFEGLEKATGRDIAGEIIEHALTYAAAKSGVLRMTGE; via the coding sequence ATGTCTCCCCGAAAAATCCAGCAGAAGAAGGCCCCGGCCATGCCTGGGTCCAAGGCACCCGAGCATCCCGCGCCGCGTCGAGTCCGCGTGAAGAAGACGGTGGCCATCCTGTCCCGGAAGCGTTCGCTGTACTCCACCCGACGTCTGGTGGCGGCCATCCGGGAGCGGGGACACCGCCCGCTGGTGCTGGACACGTTGCGTTGCTGCCTGCTGCTCGCGCAGGGCACGCCGCGCATGACGTACCGCGGTGTGGAGATGCGCGGCGTGGACGTGGTGGTGCCGCGCATCGGCGCGTCCATCACCGCCTACGGGCTGGCGGTGGTGAACCACTTCGAGATGATGGGGGTGCCGGTGCTCAACCCGCAGACCTCCATCGCGCGCAGCCGGGACAAGCTGCGCGCGCTGCAGTTCCTGTCGCGTTCCGGACTGGACATCCCGCGCACGGTGATGGCGCACGACCGCAGCAACGTGCGCAAGCTGGTGGAGGAGGTGGGTGGGCTGCCCGTCATCATCAAGCTCATCAAGGGCACCCAGGGCGTGGGCGTGATGATTGCGCACACGTTGCCGGAGGTGCAGACCATCCTGGATACGTTCTGGGAGCTGGGGCAGGAAATCGTGCTCCAGGAGTTCGTCGCGGAGAGCGAGGGCCGGGACGTGCGGGCCCTGGTGGTGGGCCAGCGCGTGGTGGGGGCGATGCGGCGGCGCGCGAAGAAGGGCGAGTTCCGCTCCAACATCCACCGCGGCGGCGAGGGGCAGGCAATCGAGCTTCCGGCGGCATACACGGAAGCGGCCGTGCGGGCCGCGAGCATCATCGGCCTGGAGGTGGCGGGCGTGGACATGCTGGAGGGCCACGCCGGACCGCGGCTGATGGAGATCAACTCCAGCCCCGGTTTCGAAGGGTTGGAGAAGGCGACGGGCCGCGACATCGCGGGAGAAATCATCGAGCACGCGCTGACTTACGCGGCGGCGAAGTCGGGTGTCCTGCGGATGACCGGCGAGTAG
- a CDS encoding Tad domain-containing protein, which translates to MTRAHFRGQTMVLFVLGTLLMVLMVSLTLSFSMKVRERIELQTVSDAAAYSNAVATARTFNNIAVINRAQIGHAVAQAGATSLVSWASLYRAQLNAANTGFGIGKKPYQLAQATGCPCAPKSSWCRQKCRCGRKGVSDLSMLQMQLRMEQTRVEAVFQSMEPMVNLQMLSHQIAQGVFYAAQQQNYQELRDAVDDQAFANRILGNVVGRGRNPQDAAWRVPDVGSVNENELSGGIACTGDGAVCDLPLTVAHAVNAAMGSRGFHFVTHRQWRLGDYTAHQANLDFVIWFPDEVVVMPDTNGTTYFGKPGRKMPLLPPYAPALTGDDTGRIGWMYDHLLHGGNPVACPASVAGVQSTKASLVTSGGIMPRPEHTWTGGRDPGGPFNHMLVPCLGGPSSCPGIWPPFLDYNLVRINDDDNNYGQPKNFAVVQRDLMARRLDPWDLSFRYRFESGGGGNVYDARSFNLADGTPNNTQTALSTGIAYYHRGQSLGFHHWSEPPNLLNPYWRATLVAVDVEEDGVGDAIRTLDLSAPVAAQTFRELRNAGFKGLQR; encoded by the coding sequence ATGACACGCGCCCACTTCCGTGGTCAGACGATGGTGCTGTTCGTGCTGGGCACGCTGCTCATGGTGCTGATGGTGAGCCTGACGCTCTCCTTCTCCATGAAGGTGCGCGAGCGCATCGAGCTGCAGACGGTGTCGGACGCGGCCGCGTACTCCAACGCCGTGGCCACCGCGCGCACCTTCAACAACATCGCGGTCATCAACCGCGCGCAGATTGGCCACGCGGTGGCGCAGGCGGGCGCCACCAGCCTGGTGAGCTGGGCCAGCCTCTACCGCGCGCAGCTCAACGCCGCGAACACGGGCTTCGGCATCGGCAAGAAGCCCTACCAGCTGGCCCAGGCGACGGGCTGTCCCTGCGCGCCCAAGAGCTCCTGGTGTCGACAGAAGTGCCGCTGCGGCAGGAAGGGCGTGTCGGACCTGAGCATGCTCCAGATGCAGCTGCGCATGGAGCAGACCCGCGTGGAGGCCGTGTTCCAGTCCATGGAGCCCATGGTCAACCTGCAGATGCTGTCGCACCAGATTGCCCAGGGCGTCTTCTACGCGGCCCAGCAGCAGAACTACCAGGAGCTGCGCGACGCGGTGGACGACCAGGCCTTCGCCAACCGCATCCTCGGCAACGTGGTGGGGCGCGGACGCAACCCGCAGGACGCCGCCTGGCGCGTGCCGGACGTGGGCAGCGTCAACGAGAACGAGCTCTCGGGTGGCATCGCCTGCACGGGCGATGGCGCCGTCTGTGATTTGCCGCTCACCGTCGCGCACGCCGTCAACGCGGCCATGGGCAGCCGGGGCTTCCACTTCGTCACCCACCGGCAGTGGCGGCTGGGCGACTACACCGCGCACCAGGCCAACCTGGACTTCGTCATCTGGTTCCCCGACGAGGTGGTGGTGATGCCGGACACCAACGGCACCACGTACTTCGGCAAGCCGGGCCGGAAGATGCCGCTCCTGCCTCCCTATGCGCCGGCGCTCACGGGCGACGACACGGGCCGCATCGGTTGGATGTACGACCACCTGCTGCACGGTGGAAACCCGGTGGCTTGTCCCGCGAGCGTCGCGGGGGTGCAGTCCACCAAGGCTTCGCTGGTGACGTCCGGCGGCATCATGCCCCGCCCCGAGCACACCTGGACGGGAGGACGTGATCCGGGAGGACCGTTCAACCACATGCTGGTGCCGTGTCTGGGCGGGCCCTCGTCGTGCCCGGGCATCTGGCCGCCGTTCCTCGACTACAACCTCGTGCGCATCAACGACGACGACAACAACTACGGGCAGCCGAAGAACTTCGCCGTCGTGCAGCGCGACCTGATGGCGCGCAGGCTGGACCCGTGGGACTTGTCCTTCCGCTACCGCTTCGAGTCCGGCGGCGGGGGCAACGTGTACGACGCCCGCAGCTTCAACCTGGCGGACGGCACGCCCAACAACACGCAGACGGCGTTGTCCACGGGCATCGCCTACTACCACCGCGGGCAGAGCCTGGGCTTCCACCACTGGAGCGAGCCCCCCAACCTGCTCAACCCCTACTGGCGCGCCACGCTCGTCGCTGTGGATGTGGAAGAGGACGGGGTGGGGGATGCCATCAGGACGCTCGATTTGAGCGCTCCGGTCGCCGCACAGACCTTCCGCGAGCTGCGCAACGCGGGCTTCAAGGGGCTCCAGCGATGA
- a CDS encoding sigma 54-interacting transcriptional regulator translates to MSATDPHPDDIHTSPGDAAGLDLAHSPLLGETLVVDPRTTVKLHKCRLAVTAGPDTGRSVVSDKERLRCGAHPGNDLILVEDRTASRHHFEIQFTERGYLLVDLGSTNGTFLDGRRIERAYLSPGSQIRAGSSVLTFAPLDEEVTVEPDRDGELCGMVGQSMKMRQIFGLIKKIAPLDVSVIIQGETGTGKELVARAIHELSGRNKSPMEVLDCGAIPPNLIESELFGHEKGAFTGAVSGRPGAFERAHGGTIFLDELGELRLDLQPKLLRVLENHEVRRVGGNDVIEVSCRVIAATNRDLMKEIQAGNFREDLYFRLSVITIQLPPLRQRRDDIPLIVKEALAAPDVVQKHGKKRFSAEAMGLLMAYPWPGNVRELMNVLSHVLTFSEGEEIQPVSLPPRVRGQAREGPLPFNEHLSFKDAKEQLLENFEREYVTSVLTRCEGNLSRAARESGLHRKSIERLVKKYQLDTKGMKPR, encoded by the coding sequence ATGAGCGCGACAGATCCGCATCCCGACGACATCCACACCAGCCCCGGAGATGCCGCCGGGTTAGACCTCGCCCACTCCCCGTTGTTGGGAGAGACGCTCGTGGTGGACCCGCGCACCACGGTGAAGCTCCACAAGTGCCGGCTGGCGGTGACCGCCGGGCCGGACACGGGCCGCTCGGTGGTGAGCGACAAGGAGCGGCTGCGCTGCGGCGCGCACCCGGGCAACGACCTGATTCTGGTGGAGGACCGCACCGCCAGCCGTCACCACTTCGAAATCCAGTTCACCGAGCGCGGCTACCTGCTCGTGGACCTGGGCTCCACCAACGGCACGTTCCTGGACGGGCGCAGAATCGAGCGCGCCTACCTGTCACCGGGCTCGCAGATTCGCGCGGGCTCGTCGGTGCTCACCTTCGCGCCGCTCGATGAGGAGGTCACCGTCGAGCCGGACCGCGACGGTGAGCTGTGCGGCATGGTCGGCCAGAGCATGAAGATGCGCCAGATATTCGGGCTCATCAAGAAGATCGCCCCGCTCGACGTGTCCGTCATCATCCAGGGCGAGACGGGCACCGGCAAGGAACTGGTCGCCCGCGCCATCCACGAGCTGTCGGGCCGCAACAAGTCCCCCATGGAGGTGCTCGACTGCGGCGCGATTCCCCCCAACCTCATCGAGAGCGAGCTGTTCGGTCACGAGAAGGGCGCCTTCACCGGCGCGGTGAGCGGAAGGCCCGGCGCGTTCGAGCGCGCGCACGGCGGCACCATCTTCCTGGACGAGCTGGGCGAATTGCGCCTGGACCTTCAGCCCAAGCTCTTGCGCGTGCTGGAGAACCACGAGGTGCGCCGCGTGGGCGGCAACGACGTCATCGAGGTGAGCTGCCGCGTCATCGCCGCCACCAACCGCGACCTCATGAAGGAGATACAGGCCGGCAACTTCCGCGAGGACCTGTACTTCCGCCTCTCCGTCATCACCATCCAGCTGCCCCCGCTGCGCCAGCGCCGCGACGACATCCCCCTCATCGTCAAGGAGGCCCTCGCCGCGCCCGACGTCGTCCAGAAGCACGGCAAGAAGCGCTTCTCCGCCGAGGCCATGGGCCTGCTCATGGCCTACCCCTGGCCCGGCAACGTCCGCGAGCTCATGAACGTCCTGTCGCATGTATTGACGTTCAGCGAGGGTGAAGAAATACAGCCAGTGAGCCTTCCTCCGCGGGTGCGGGGTCAGGCGCGGGAAGGGCCGCTGCCGTTCAACGAGCACCTGTCCTTCAAGGACGCCAAGGAGCAGCTGCTGGAGAACTTCGAGCGCGAGTACGTCACCAGCGTGTTGACGCGCTGCGAGGGGAACCTCTCCCGGGCCGCGCGCGAGAGCGGCCTGCACAGGAAGTCCATCGAGCGGCTGGTGAAGAAGTATCAGCTCGACACCAAGGGCATGAAGCCGCGCTGA
- a CDS encoding pilus assembly protein yields the protein MNARLARRTRNRAPRGQALLEAAIGVTLFVTIVAFGIHFAEVGFLSLKVQEAAVSALWDGTHGQMHNIPVTYNQAGSSMRDAAASAQERYSDFKGLSNTPGGGRVTMAFTRGTNMRVGCDMGVGVGWAGAIATRLVYRDNGGTSCSASATLSAWRFPRSFLDGPDDGALYQKQNMDDSLANLQVCAVGRAVGGACQGRFSMLVDDWGLAGALESATCNILMQDQLIPCTNVPFHAAAWSTYAPTTLPIQASASNLAEATLFWNPLPMTALAMVGLGMKEHTFWMSAAGEDVINFVQTPPPMDPISRLWPTSPGSYIGLTTFPYSLAHAQRFGNGACFLGRDCD from the coding sequence ATGAACGCTCGTCTCGCACGTCGCACGAGGAACCGCGCGCCCCGGGGGCAGGCCCTGCTGGAGGCCGCCATCGGCGTCACGTTGTTCGTCACCATCGTCGCCTTCGGCATCCACTTCGCGGAGGTGGGCTTCCTGTCGCTGAAGGTGCAGGAGGCCGCGGTCTCCGCGCTGTGGGATGGCACGCACGGGCAGATGCACAACATCCCCGTCACGTACAACCAGGCCGGCAGCTCCATGCGGGACGCCGCCGCGAGCGCGCAGGAGCGCTACTCGGACTTCAAGGGCCTGTCCAACACGCCGGGCGGGGGCCGCGTCACCATGGCCTTCACCCGGGGCACCAACATGCGGGTGGGCTGCGACATGGGCGTGGGCGTGGGCTGGGCGGGCGCCATCGCCACGCGCCTGGTCTACCGGGACAACGGCGGCACCTCGTGCAGTGCTTCGGCCACGTTGAGCGCGTGGCGCTTCCCGCGCTCGTTCCTGGATGGGCCCGATGACGGCGCGCTCTACCAGAAGCAGAACATGGACGACTCGCTCGCCAATCTCCAGGTCTGCGCGGTGGGGCGCGCGGTGGGCGGCGCGTGCCAGGGCCGCTTCTCCATGCTCGTGGACGACTGGGGGCTGGCCGGGGCGCTGGAGTCCGCCACGTGCAACATCCTCATGCAGGACCAGCTCATCCCCTGCACCAACGTGCCCTTCCACGCGGCGGCGTGGTCCACCTACGCGCCCACGACGCTGCCCATCCAGGCGTCGGCGAGCAACCTGGCGGAGGCCACGCTGTTCTGGAACCCGCTGCCGATGACGGCGCTCGCCATGGTGGGCCTGGGCATGAAGGAGCACACCTTCTGGATGAGCGCCGCGGGTGAGGACGTCATCAACTTCGTCCAGACGCCCCCGCCCATGGACCCCATCTCCCGCCTCTGGCCCACCTCGCCCGGCTCCTACATCGGGCTCACGACGTTCCCGTACAGCCTGGCGCACGCGCAGCGCTTCGGCAACGGCGCCTGCTTCCTCGGAAGGGATTGTGATTGA
- a CDS encoding DsbA family oxidoreductase, which translates to MKTLHKPLQVTVYQDVLCAWCYLADLRLDVLRQEFGDAVRWSVRPYPLRVHDVLPTEREKRGLVEEVQRAQRESDLTAPLLSTDLWLGGDPPRSSVPALAALEAARLQGPNARMFLARAMQRAALEQGVNVSRPDVVFELASRVGLAMNEFSAAFRSEETRRLILDEHRDAAGRGVRGVPTLVIGGRWMLCGLRELSEYREHILACMGRVAVPRSGSSERLVH; encoded by the coding sequence ATGAAAACGCTGCACAAGCCGCTGCAGGTTACCGTCTACCAGGACGTGCTCTGTGCCTGGTGCTATCTCGCCGACCTGCGCCTGGATGTATTGCGCCAGGAGTTTGGCGACGCCGTCCGCTGGAGCGTGAGGCCCTATCCTCTGCGCGTTCACGACGTGCTTCCCACGGAGCGCGAGAAGCGCGGGCTCGTGGAAGAAGTGCAGCGTGCGCAGCGAGAGTCGGACCTGACCGCGCCACTGCTCTCCACGGACCTGTGGCTGGGCGGAGACCCGCCGCGCAGCAGCGTGCCGGCGCTGGCGGCGCTGGAGGCCGCGCGGCTGCAGGGACCGAACGCGCGGATGTTCCTCGCGCGGGCGATGCAGCGCGCGGCGCTGGAGCAGGGCGTCAACGTGTCGCGGCCGGACGTGGTGTTCGAGCTGGCGTCGCGCGTGGGCCTGGCGATGAACGAGTTCTCCGCCGCCTTCCGCTCCGAGGAGACGCGCCGGCTCATCCTGGATGAGCACCGCGACGCGGCCGGGCGCGGAGTGCGCGGCGTGCCCACGCTGGTCATCGGCGGACGCTGGATGTTGTGCGGACTGCGCGAGCTGTCCGAGTACCGCGAGCACATCCTGGCCTGCATGGGCCGGGTGGCCGTGCCGCGCTCGGGCTCTTCCGAGCGCCTGGTGCACTGA
- a CDS encoding TadE/TadG family type IV pilus assembly protein, which yields MNSYPRGNGGQSGQAMVEAALTLPLVVFLLLGTLQLFLMLQARVLAHYAAFQATRAGSIAHGECERMTHAAILALIPSFHSFLGLSSATDEVRHGGGGGAPARLAAAFAARRGNRYRSGLDGVHRGSIVWINRALVGGGIDGPQDRAFDDPGHLRRLEVQMVFWYPMRIPFANWVMSRMFMAQAGIEDYTAANPLMPAEANANWNQGEFTSPIQLAADVRSELAARVARQEYVFPIETSFTMRMLTPAKRRHFATMDCPR from the coding sequence ATGAATTCCTACCCCCGAGGGAATGGTGGCCAGTCAGGACAGGCGATGGTGGAGGCGGCCCTCACGCTTCCATTGGTCGTGTTCTTGTTGCTGGGCACGCTGCAGTTATTCCTGATGCTGCAGGCGCGCGTGTTGGCGCACTACGCGGCGTTTCAGGCCACCCGTGCGGGCAGCATCGCGCATGGCGAATGCGAGCGGATGACGCACGCGGCCATCCTCGCGTTGATCCCCTCGTTCCATTCGTTCCTGGGTCTGTCGAGCGCGACGGACGAGGTGCGGCATGGCGGAGGCGGCGGCGCGCCGGCGCGGCTGGCGGCGGCCTTCGCGGCGCGGCGAGGCAACCGCTACCGCAGCGGCCTGGACGGCGTGCACCGCGGCAGCATCGTGTGGATCAACCGCGCGCTGGTGGGGGGCGGCATCGACGGGCCGCAGGACCGCGCGTTCGACGACCCGGGGCACCTGCGGCGCCTGGAGGTCCAGATGGTCTTCTGGTACCCGATGCGCATCCCGTTCGCGAACTGGGTGATGTCGCGCATGTTCATGGCGCAGGCGGGCATCGAGGACTACACGGCGGCCAACCCGCTGATGCCCGCGGAGGCGAACGCGAATTGGAACCAGGGTGAGTTCACCTCGCCCATCCAGCTGGCCGCGGACGTGCGCTCGGAGCTGGCCGCGCGCGTGGCCCGCCAGGAGTACGTGTTCCCCATCGAGACCAGCTTCACCATGCGGATGCTGACGCCCGCCAAGCGGCGCCACTTCGCCACCATGGATTGCCCCCGATGA